In one window of Thermodesulfobacteriota bacterium DNA:
- a CDS encoding pilus assembly protein PilP translates to MKRNLFIALALFLPLLAVSCSKTEEAAVENAAKPAAKKETVRDAEKAVQPSGAESGGTTDLRNPFQSHLIASRGIEGPARIKGPLECCELNTFKLMAVVVGSADSEGFALVQAPDSKRYVIRRGDTLGTREGKVVKFTSNSVVVREVSRDAEGKVRSSEDVDFRLPEKAGE, encoded by the coding sequence ATGAAAAGGAACCTTTTCATAGCGTTGGCGCTTTTTCTTCCGCTCCTCGCGGTCTCATGCAGCAAGACCGAAGAGGCGGCCGTTGAGAACGCGGCGAAGCCGGCGGCCAAAAAAGAAACTGTAAGGGACGCGGAAAAGGCCGTGCAGCCGTCCGGCGCGGAATCAGGCGGCACAACCGACCTGAGGAACCCTTTCCAGAGCCATCTAATCGCGTCCAGGGGCATCGAAGGCCCGGCCAGGATAAAGGGCCCGCTTGAGTGCTGCGAGCTCAACACTTTCAAGCTCATGGCCGTGGTCGTGGGCTCCGCCGATTCCGAGGGCTTCGCGCTCGTTCAGGCGCCTGACTCGAAACGGTATGTGATCAGAAGAGGGGACACGCTCGGCACGAGGGAAGGCAAGGTGGTGAAGTTCACCTCGAACTCAGTTGTCGTACGCGAGGTCTCAAGGGACGCGGAGGGCAAGGTAAGGTCCTCCGAGGACGTCGATTTCAGGCTGCCTGAAAAGGCTGGCGAATAG